In the genome of Thermodesulfovibrio thiophilus DSM 17215, the window GGCCCAGACTGCTCAGTATGCTGAATCAAAACTAAGTGAGCTTTTCAAGGCTGAAGGCAGGACATTAAACGTTGAGTGGTCACAACTTAAGGAAGCATACCTTAAGCAGAAGATTAAAAAGGGATTCTCTGAAAAGATACTCCATAAAACAACCACTCTTGCTCAGAGCTTTACCTCGCAGGTAAAAACATTTGAGGCAGCGGTGGGAACACCTGTTTGGTATGCCTCTTTTCATGAGCATGGAACCAGAAGAATGCCTGCAAGAGCATTTATGAAACCTGTGTTTGAGCATGTTTTAAGCTCTGGAATTATAGGAAGGCTATTTAAGGAGGTAATAAAGGGATGTTAATTGAGATAGAGCAGGCGATAATAAACAGGCTTAAACAAAAAGGCATTCCCGCTGAAGCATGGTCAGGCAAGCCTGATGAGCTTTTTTATCGTCCCAAAGCCTTTCCGACAGCAAGGCTTGTTATTGATGCGATGGATTTTCAGGAAATGCATTATACAGGGCATTATGGAGTAGTGCTTGCAGGTTCCTGCCTTGTATTTTTCAGGAGCCTGAAAGAAAAAGGACAGGGAGCATATGAAGTAATTGAAAATATTTTAAACGCAATAACAGGATTTGAAGCATGGGGATTTGATTTAAGAATTAAATCTGTAAAGCTCATGTATCACGAATCTGCAGAGTTCTGTTATCAAATACAGTTTACTGGTTATGGTAAGTATATTGTTTCCCTTGAGGATTCTGAAATTCTTGCAATAAGAATTAAAACATATGAAGGAGAAGCGCTTTCCAGTGAGGTAAGCAAATAAAATAATCACTGATAAACTTTAGGAGGAATACGATGCAATACAGGATAAAAACTAATTATCCAACGATAATTGAAATTGGAGGCAATGCATATATGCTTTTCCCTCATAAAAACGTTGATCTTCCAGAAGATGCAGAGATTGTTCAAACTTATGAAGGATTGGGATATATAGAACGAATAAATGAAACGCCAACAAGGCCAAAAAAAAAGGAGGTAAGCGATGCCAGCTAATTATCTGCACGGTGTAGAAACAATAGAGATCCTCAAAGGACCAATTCCTGTTAGAGAAGTAAAATCTGCGGTGGTTTTCCTGGTGGGCACTGCTCCGGTGCATCTTACAAAGCCACAGGATATATCAGAAGATGACTGGTATGCTCAAACCATTAACAATCCTCTATTAATTCTCAGTAGAGATGACGCAGCATACTACTTTGGCGATGCGGCAACGGGATATACCCTTCCCTATGCCTTTGATGCTATTTTTGATCACGGAGGGACAACTATCATTGCAGTAAATGTTTTTGATCCTAGAACCCATAAAGATACCAGCGATAATCCAGACCCATCTGTTGTGACCTCATCTGACATTATAGGTACAATAAACGGAATTACAGGTAGACGCACAGGACTTAAGCTTATAGATGAGTTTT includes:
- a CDS encoding HK97-gp10 family putative phage morphogenesis protein yields the protein MADIRDADRVIADIERKIRESITKTVAQTAQYAESKLSELFKAEGRTLNVEWSQLKEAYLKQKIKKGFSEKILHKTTTLAQSFTSQVKTFEAAVGTPVWYASFHEHGTRRMPARAFMKPVFEHVLSSGIIGRLFKEVIKGC